One stretch of Arachis hypogaea cultivar Tifrunner chromosome 20, arahy.Tifrunner.gnm2.J5K5, whole genome shotgun sequence DNA includes these proteins:
- the LOC140182853 gene encoding uncharacterized protein isoform X2 — protein MAVHGSGQQSLTHGGNQQPQACSHTTIFDFCPAITERSSLLLTPPLSAAALIVTPTNPAIALRLYTTIFHRLLREVVIAANIAFGVRLKIERVK, from the exons ATGGCGGTTCATGGTAGCGGCCAACAGTCCCTTACTCATGGCGGCAACCAGCAACCCCAAGCCTGCTCCCACACCACCATTTTCGATTTTTGCCCGGCTATCACT GAAAGAAGCTCTCTCTTATTGACTCCGCCACTGTCAGCGGCAGCGCTCATTGTCACTCCGACGAACCCCGCAATAGCTCTTAGGCTCTACACCACCATTTTCCACCGACTCCTCCGTGAGGTCGTTATTGCCGCCAACATTGCTTTCG GAGTTCGATTGAAGATTGAAAGGGTAAAGTAG
- the LOC140182853 gene encoding uncharacterized protein isoform X1, with translation MAVHGSGQQSLTHGGNQQPQACSHTTIFDFCPAITERSSLLLTPPLSAAALIVTPTNPAIALRLYTTIFHRLLREVVIAANIAFEPTVQEPSLIMVPHDH, from the exons ATGGCGGTTCATGGTAGCGGCCAACAGTCCCTTACTCATGGCGGCAACCAGCAACCCCAAGCCTGCTCCCACACCACCATTTTCGATTTTTGCCCGGCTATCACT GAAAGAAGCTCTCTCTTATTGACTCCGCCACTGTCAGCGGCAGCGCTCATTGTCACTCCGACGAACCCCGCAATAGCTCTTAGGCTCTACACCACCATTTTCCACCGACTCCTCCGTGAGGTCGTTATTGCCGCCAACATTGCTTTCG AACCTACAGTTCAAGAACCTTCTCTCATCATGGTCCCGCACGACCATTAA